The genomic DNA AACCAGTCGCCATAATAAAGTTCCTGTTGCAGTTAGGCAGGTAGGTGGATAGCTCATTACTTTAATTTCCAGTTCCTGTGGCGTTGATTAGTGCTAGGTTCATAATGAGTTACTTGGGTTCCAGATAATTAATAAGaggtcatattttttttaatattcttgttGGTCCTAGGTTTTTTATGGTAGTGCTGAGAAATCGTGCACATTTCGGTTAGTAGAGATGCATACATATGAGAGGGGTGGTCTTTCTTACAAATATTGGGTCGTCATGTGTTTGGGAAATGTGAGAGAAATCTGCCCTATTAGGATTGTGATTCTATAGTATTTTCTAGTTGGTCCAATTgaagatgaaaattatttttggaaaacattAAGATTTCATACTTGTGTATAGCTGTGTATAGCTAGCTTCATCAGTTCCATATATACTTCTattattacataatttaaacTGAAATATGGAAAATTGGGGAATAGCTAGCTTTATTATATGCACATGTGCTGGTTTTTTGATACGATTTGCttatagaaatatatttgataGATTATAGAACTGGAATTACAAAAGGGGCTGAGGATTTTATTAATGGAGCTCCTCCGCTCCCCCTAAAAGACCTCACCAAATACTCGATGACCCTCTCTTACTCTCTCAGACCTTATATATAGCCATAGACTCAAGAAATAACCTAAACTAACCATGGTTAAGTCTCACAACAAACCATGGTTAAGTTACTTATTATTATGCATTTTCACTGCTTCTATCATTTTTGTTCCTAAGCAAATCGCTGTTTCTGCAGACACAATTATATCGCCTGACAGAGCAtttcttaaagaaagaaaaccttCTGTCTGTTCGAAGAAGTGCAGCAACAGAACTAGCCGTTGCTGATGCTATAAATATCGAGAAAGCGATTGCTGATAAATCAAGTAGCAAAGTTGTGTATCTGAATCTATGCTCACAAGAAATACTGCATCACTCAGAGAGCAAAGCGATGGATAATTCTGTAGAACCAAATTCGTCATCGCCAATGGCTGTTAACGAGTCAGAACTTATTAGTGGTAAAGATTCAGATGATCCAGCCGTCCTTCAAGCGCTCAGAGCAGCAGGTCTTGCTGATTCACCACCAAACAGCCCGACCCATTCAACGGAAGTTCCTCCAGAGAAAGGAGACAGTTCCTTGGACAAGACCAGGGAGGTAGTCCCATATAATGTACTTGACATGGATTCTGTTCCTGATACAGACATCTTTGGGGATTTTGAGTATGAATTGGATGAAGAAGACTATATTGGTGCTACCATTGCTACAAAAGCTTCAGTATCGCAGCCGGATGAAAGTTTGACTAAGGTGAAGGTAGTTTTCTCCACTGTTAAACCTGAAAAGTGTTCGAATCCATCTGAAGTCTTGGGAAACGAAGAAACAGCTGTAAACGAGAAGGGGACCACAAATGGCGAAGAAGATGGGAAGAGTTTTGTTCCTATGGAGCCTCTACCCGAGGGTGAGGGAGAAGGGGAAGGAGAAggggaaggagaaggagaagtagGAGGAGTTGAGATCCTTTCTGTTGCTGAATGTGAAGAACTATACGGACCTGGTACAGAGAAACTAGTTGAGAAACCTCTCATTGAAGGATCTGGTGATAATGGTGTTCAAGCTAAAGTACCTGATTCAGAGTGTGAGAGCAACACACACAAGGAGATCATCGCTTCAAACTTTGTGAACCCTTCCATTCAAGAGAAAAAAGTTCCCAAAAGCATTCAGAAGTGTGATCCAAGCGAGAAGCCttctaaagaagagaaaagcaaaGCTGATGCGTTTAGTAACTCAGTCACCAAGAAGGTAAAATTCATAAAACTCTCTCATAGTCACATGTCAAAATTCACATTTCCTTTTCCTGAActggttttattgttttttccaAAGGTGGAAGCATACATCAAAGAACATATCAGACCACTGTGCAAGAGCGGAGTGATAAACGTGGAACAATACAGATGGGCAGTGACGAAAACCGCAGAGAAAGTGATGAAGTACCATAGCAAAGCCAAGAGTGCCAACTTCTTGATCAAAGAAGGCGACAAGATCAAGAAACTGTCTGAGCAATACGTTGAAGCCGCCTCCTCCGGAGCCCATCACAAGGACAAGTGCAAATGACAATCATCTGCGTAAATAAGGAAGATGAAGGAACAAAGTAGTCAAAGTACAAAAACGTAAATAGCTTATTATTATCATCTCTCATTTTGTCTTCTCCACAAGTTTTGGAGAGTCAGTCTTCTCTCTAGGCCAAGATAAGCAATTCTTGTTTCACCCGACCCGGACAGACCTAAAATGTGTCTGGAACTGACATTAGTCCCTACAATgtcttaacaaaaatatttataagattagAAGATATATTTATCTATTACCTCAAGAGATAAAAGATGATAAGGTGAAAAGACAATATCGTAGTTAGCAAGAAATCTAAAGTTAGGAAGAAGGAAGCCCTATAGGTGAAACGACAACGAATAGTGTAAAAGTACTATAGTACCCTTGAAACTTAAGGctaattttttctataaataacccAGTCGGATAAACATAGATGTAAGATTACTATAATACCCTTGAAACGTAAGGCTATTTACTACAGTGATTTGATAAACATTTGCGATGGTCAGTTACAAAGTtggagaccaaaaaaaaattgcaaatctGTCTTCCTCGTCTCGCCAAATTTATTTTCCGATTCAATTCTAGGGTTTCGGCAGAAGAAGGAAACCACCGTTAAACCCTAAGTACGTCACCTTCTAGGTTTcatctctgtttgttttttcatgTCTTATCAATGATAATTATCACTTCTCCTTCTCGCCGCGTAACTAgtctttattgtttttcttcatAGTCGCAGTTACAAATCGCAATCGTTTCTTCCCACACTTCTCTTCGCGTCTCTCGATCTGTCAGAAAACTGGACAACAAACCTATGCCGTCGACGCCGCTGATGAACGGTGGTACGCCTCCTCTTGGTGGCGGAGATAGAACGGATGTGGCGAacgcggtggtggtggtggatgatAAGCCAGGAGTGTCGATGATGGAGCAGTTGGTTCCGGAAATAACGACACACGCGCTTAGTTACTTGGATTATCCAAGTCTTTGTCGCTTGTCTATGACTAATTCGTTGATGAGGAAAGCTGCTAATGATGATAATGCTTGGAAAGCTCTTTATCACAAGGTTATTTATAACAACTCActcattcattcattttgtGATTCTAGGTTAAAAGATTTAGTTTTTATAGCATTTTGGTGGATTcatgtgtgtgttgttgtttcattTGTGTGTACTAGGATTTTACATTGGAGCAAGATGGTATAACACCAGTTAATGGGTGGAAAGCTTACTATGCAACTACTAGAGCTATTATTAGTGTGAATACTGAATTCTTCAGCATCATTAGAGACAGAGCTCTTCAAGAGATGGCTCGATTGTGGTTGAACTCGGACTATGTGAAGTGTATTCATGCCTCGGGCGAACTCTTCTCTGGGTAACTACAACTCTACCACCGTCTTGCTTTGTTTTTGCTTATGAGAAATGTCTTTGCTTTTTGTTTCCGGTGGTTCTGTCATCCTTTAGATGGTATCTAAGTTTTGAGTATACTAGTGGAACAATGCTCTTGCGAAGTTGCTAGTGATACAAGATGTTAAAGTGTATTGTCTGATTTAGTGAAAACGTTGTAGCAAAAAGTTTTACAGCAATAGGATGACATAGTTATTAGTTAACACTGGTATACTAATGGAACAATGCTCTTGTGGAGTTGCTAGTGATAGAAGATGTTAAAGTGTATTGTTGTATTTAGTAAAAACGCTGAAGCAAAAGATTTAGAGCAATAGGTATTGTTGACATAGTTAGCACTGGTATGTATATCCACAGTAGCTATAAAGCCTATAATAGAATTTGCATTCTTTCAGCATATTCCAGATCCTGAATAAAAACGAGATATGTGATATTGTGATTCCATAGTTTGAGTCTACTCCATATAGTTAAATTCTTATGCATCTGTGTTCCGGATTTAATCTGCAAATGGGATAAATACatctttgttaatttgtttgataGAAGAGAGAAGAATTGGTATGAACCATCTATGTTTTGCGTGGCCAAATTGCAGGTACAATGAAGTGATGCAAAGCTGGCAACTCTGTTTCAACTGGGAACAAGGGTTTGACTTTCAGGTCCACACTGTTCGTACTCGGATACTAACGGACATGGCTTGGGTCACCATGAAAGCTTACCTGAACGTGGATGGTGGTCCGTTCCTGATCACAAATGTGTTCGAGTTCCACAATGGAAGGTGGCACATGGTTCATCATCACAGCTCTGTGATGCTCAACGATGATCAACAAGTTGTTGTTCATTGATGATTAATCTTTAGTTTTTTGGTTCCTTCTCTTCCTTTATTTTCAAGGGGAcaacaaataaagaagaagaaagaaactgcaTATTGGAAATTGGCTTATTAGATTCATAGtgttattatttagttttaagtAACGACATGtactgaatgtttttttttctttcagctGTTCTTGAATGGTTggtctaatttttatttttcctttctatTTGGTTTTTGGGATACATTCAATGGTGAGAATGAGAATTGATCAAAAGTATTGATTATCGTAGTAgctaattcaatatatattatttaatatacataaaatataaagtaatcTTACAAGAAAAGTAGTTAAATTTTCTGTAAGCTTATTGAATATGACAGAAGTTCTTAATTTCAAAGcaataatatagagataaattattttttagtccattatattttatctttttctttttattattttacaaatgatatatattaaggAATTGAAATTGatcaaatttataaagatgacatgcaaaatataaaaactttccGGACACAATTATCAAGAAAACTCCTCCAACAAATCCCTCCGGCGCCGGCGGTGTTGTTGTTTGCCGACGTCGGGATCTTACCATTCTATTACTTGTTCGTCCTAGATCCTAgtcttttagttttctttcttgcaagtctttttctcttttcccccTTTTTTATAACCCTTTTCAACTCTTAATAACCTCTGCTTCCACACCAAACCAAGACCATGGCCTGCTTCCGCCGATCTCTCACTCACTGGAGTTTCTCCTTGCTCAGGAAGTTTCTCTGCAAAACTTGGGAAGCAGTCTCACTCTCCCTTCAACTTGGCATTTGTTtgagaaactagggttttccccAATGGACCTAGTTTCTAGATTCGATCCATTCCATGGCCACCGCCGGCTCCCGCTACCCTTTCACGCACCGGCGGCGCTCTCTGCACCGTAAATCCTTCCGTCAATCTCGGGCAGCCACCATATTCAATACTCAACTTGACAAACGTttgtgaaattagggttttcccCAGTGAACCTGATTTCCAATCTCGAATCAAACCACGACCATCGCCTCTTATCGTCGTTCTTCTACTCACCGGAGATGGTCCTCCCACCGCGAATCTCTATGCAAACTCCGGTCAGCCGCCACACCCAATCCTGCTCTTGGCGTCCTCTTGAGAAATTAGAGTTTTCCCTAGTGGACCTAATTTCTCATATCGGCCCACTTACCATCACAAGGCCCAAGTCCATAAGCCTTAACAAAAGTAATAAACCGACAAAATCCAGGTCCAGCGGTCCACTGTCTATGCTCTGCTGAAGTCAAACGTTGTATCGATCTCCTCTTCTCCATGGCCGAAGACTCCATGGGAGAAAGGTATCAACAATGTTGCTCTGGTTATTCATATATCTTGTCAGAACCCCGGATTTAGTTGATATTAGCGACTTGCGGTATAAGTTCTTAAGCTTGCACGTTTATGGTCTAAGTATGTTGAATTGTTCTAGCCAAAATGATAATCATTGTCTTGAACTAGATATGTTCAATGACGATTATCACTTCAGCTGGTCATTTGATGATGTCAAGCATCGATCTCCAATCACTCTCATTGACCGGATCCCATACCACATAGATTCTTTTGCGTTTTATCGAGGAGATCCACTCCTTATGCTTTGGGTCTCAAAGCAACCCTTTAGACCCCCTTTTCAAAGCTCGATTACGTTTGTCGCTACAGCTACTGTTGACCACTTGGTGGTCAAGGATCTCGCGAAGCTTGTCTTCATGGTCGAATCCACCCTGGATCCAACATATTCTCTTGAAGAACTCATGGAGCCCTtatcccttttcttctttatctattttaatGTATGTTGTAAGAACTTACCTCTTTTTGAGGATCTGATTTGAATGAAAGGTTcacttgtttgacaaaaaaaaaaaaaaagacatgcaaaatattaaaataactagattttaacccacggtacaccgcatgataatatttttgtaattaaaaggATAAAAtttaagttgtttttgtttgtcaatattgtttattttgtttagtgtttaataCTGTAttgtattttagttattatttctACGATTTAAGATACAATATATCATTGGACAATTGTATTTTACATAAATGTAACTTAATCAATATAgttaaatatatctaatattttaatattgattttatttttggtgggaaacaaggaaaaaagtctctttgtgttttattcaaaaactataaaaattacaaacggATTTGTCATCCTAATCAACAATATAACCAACATCACTCGGACTAGACTCTAATAAATGAAAACCCAACGGTAAAGTGAAAGCATAGGAAGCTACCCATGCGATATCCGGACTATCCAATCCCTAAAAAGAAAGCCATGGCGCATACGTACCAGAAAAGCTAAGGGATGCGTCTCGCTGATCCCTGTAGTTAAGAACCCCACCACCAACTTGGAGTCCAACTCAATCTCCACAGCCCGAAGATTCTTCTCCCAAGCTAAGTAAAGACCATAGTAAACCCTCCATAGCTCCGCTAGAGGAGCCAAACATATACCAATGTTCATAGCAAAGCTACTGCACCACCGACCTGTATGATCCCTGAATACACCTCCTGCTGTTGCCAAACCGGGGTTCCCACATGATGCTCCGTCCATTATGATTTTAACCCATCCTTCATCCAGGGCTCGCCATGTGATCATTTCTTCTACCCTTTCTCTTCTATCTTTCGTTGGCTGCTGAGCATGATGCGCTTGACTAACTTCCTTAGCCAACGCTTTGACTAACTTAATTCTATCTCTACATTTCCCAATTACGCCAAAAATATTGCCACACTGCCACTTCCAGCCCCACCATAATCCCATAGCAAACAAAGTTGACCAAGCACAGCCTCCGACATCCGCTGCAACCCCTAGATTCCCATATAACCAACCTAAGGGTGGGGTGCTGAAGAAACTTTGTCTCCTATTCACCGGTACCACACGATTCCATACCCCTGCCATTGTTGGACAGTCACGTAACACATGTAAAAATTTTTCCTCACCCCCCTTTGCAGACTTGATAGATACTTGAGTCTCCAATATGTCTTCTATGACGTTCATGATTCTTCATAAGGACTTGATTAGCCACCAACCATAGAAATACTCGCCACACACGAGCATAAAACTCTGCCATATACTGCGTTGGAGACGAATCTCTCGCAAGCATAGTATGTGTAGAGGCCACACTGAATTTTCCATCCACAGAACCTCCCCAAGCTAATCTGTCAACAGCTCCCGTCACATTATCAACCACCAGCGCTGAAAGCATCAATCAAGTATTCTGCAGTACATAAGGCAAGATATAGTCCCATTTCTATCCTGTCCCTACACGCCATAAATCCTTCACACATATATTCTTCAGATCACTTGGTAACTCATGATCAACCTCCTCCATTAATGGTGTATCAGCCATCCACCTGCCTTCCCAAAACCAGAAAACTTCTCCATTGCCCACGACCCATCTCTTTCCAATAATCACAACCTCTCTCAGTCCCGACTTAATGCTACGCCAAGTCAAGGAACCCGGTTTCTTTGCTGACATCCAAGTTCAGTCATTAGGCCCTCCAACTTTGTAGTTACTCCGCAGTATTCTGGCCCATAAACTAGTGTGATCCTTCAGTAGACGCCAACCCAGTTTCGCCACTAAGGGCTTATTTATTGTCTGTGATTTTCGAATGCCAAGTCCTCCTTCTGAACGGTGCAAACAAACAGTGTCCCATTCAACAAGATGTTGTTTCCTCTTCTCTGGTGTACTACCCCACAAAAAGTCCCGTGATACCTTACCCAGACCATCCCACACTGATTTTGGCAACAAAATTGTACTCATTGTGTGAAACGGAATCAAGGATAAGACTGACTTAGTCAAAGTGAGTCTCCTTGCCATGCTTAAGAGTCGACCCTTCCAAACTGCTAACCTGGAGCATACTCGTTGGAGAACTTCACCAAAAGTGTCcttcttgattcttttctgCAGCACCGACATTCCCAAATACTTTCCCAAGTTCTTAGTTGCCTTAATACCCCTTTCATCACTGATTTGCCTGTATAACTCCCTTGATATATtctcagagaagaagaatttaGATTTATCCAAACTGGATTCTGACCTAATGCAACACAGAATCTCTCCAACACTCGCCTTATAACCCGAATCTGAGCTACAGACACCTCTGCAAACAAAATGAGGTCATCTGCAAAGCAAATATGGGATAATTTTGGACCTCCACAAGACAAAGATATAGCCTTCCACTCTCCCCTCGTCACCGAATTATCAATCATGTGGCACAATCTTTCCAAGCACAACACGAAGAGGTAGGGAGACAGAGGATCTCTCTGTCTCAATCCCCGAGAGATACTCCTCCTCAAGTACTGAGACCACATCAGTATCCTTCGCCGGCTCGACGGCAACTGAGGGTTGTGTAACCACTCTTTCGGCAATCCTATTAGGACAGTTATGAACAAGATGACCATACATCTCacacaacaaacatatattagtCAACCCTTTATAAGCAACAAAATATCGTTCACCATTGATTACCATTGTTCCCTTCAAAAGTCGTGAGAGATTCACCGCAACACAAACACGAGCAAACCTTGCCCTCTCAAAATGTAACGTGGTACCATCAATCCTAAGTGGTTGCCCTAGTCCCCGTGCGATGCCCAAAAAAATCGACCTGTGATAGTAATGCACCAGAATATTCGTTAGTCTCACCCACACTGATGTTGTTATATCATCCTTGAGGGGATCAAAAGTCGGGGACCAATCTTGAACCATCAAATAATTGCCAAAAATCCTCCATGGTCCTCTTGTCAGTGCTGAGAGATACTCCTCCTCAAGCTCAAAACGGATCAGAAAAAAACTGTCATGGTAGGTCCATGACATACATCGCTCCTTTCAGCTTCCATAACTCTTTCAGTTTCCAATTCAGCTCTGAGATTGGGATCTGCCTCCCAAACACCTTCACAATCATACAACACTTGCAAAGCCCATACATAGCCCCAATAACCTCCTCCCTAATCGTTATTACCGGCTCAACATCCGCACCATCCAAAAATTCCAGTTTTAACGGTGCAGAGACAAACTCATCATCAGCCATAATCTCCAGCGATGGTATCCCTCCTCCAACACACCCAAACCCCAGTAACATCTGGCGGTTCCCCCGGCGGTTGTACCCTCTCACTGATATCGATCATAGTAGCATCCGAGGACCAAAAGAACACCAACGATTATGCTTACTGGCTTGGTAATGCTCCTTATATAC from Camelina sativa cultivar DH55 chromosome 2, Cs, whole genome shotgun sequence includes the following:
- the LOC104720451 gene encoding F-box protein SKIP8; translation: MPSTPLMNGGTPPLGGGDRTDVANAVVVVDDKPGVSMMEQLVPEITTHALSYLDYPSLCRLSMTNSLMRKAANDDNAWKALYHKDFTLEQDGITPVNGWKAYYATTRAIISVNTEFFSIIRDRALQEMARLWLNSDYVKCIHASGELFSGYNEVMQSWQLCFNWEQGFDFQVHTVRTRILTDMAWVTMKAYLNVDGGPFLITNVFEFHNGRWHMVHHHSSVMLNDDQQVVVH